A window of Carassius gibelio isolate Cgi1373 ecotype wild population from Czech Republic chromosome A3, carGib1.2-hapl.c, whole genome shotgun sequence genomic DNA:
CCACTTTGTTGTACACCTGTAATAAGACAGAGATTCATTATATCTCATGTTCAATTTGCTGACGtatatttaaaactgaggatCTCTACATCAGGATATTTCTTGAATTGAAAAAATTCACTCACATATAAGCAAGGCATGTATACTCTGTTGCCCACAATGACATCAATAAATTCATCAGGAGTGCTGTCCTCTCTGAACAACACCTCAGCGTTGAAGATTTCTGCAGTCATGTTAAGGTTCCTGTGTCGGTCATTATTAGAGGGAAACGAAATGGTGAATAAACAAGGTTAAAGGATACTGTACTCGTGAAGAATGAGCTGAACAAGCTTCTCAGAGCAGTGTGTGAGGGGAACCGTTGAATTGTACGATAGGCCACCACCTTTTTTAGGCTGAAAAACAGATGTTTCACATGTAAGCATTCAAATATGCAAGAGGAATAACAGTCTCTAAATGTAGCTAATACCTCTCATTATATGCTGTTATTTCAGGAGGTCATTTTTAAATGGGTATTTTCACATTTAGTGCTCTATGTAGGTTAATCATTATGTTTGTTTATACACAGGGTCTTTAATGTTAATggaaagtatcttatgctcactcaggctgcatttatttgatgcatgatctttcagaaatcatgctcaagaaacaattcttattattgtcaatttattcttacataaaatattttattatgaaaataaatgggataaaaaaaaattatttgatggatacaaagtttaaaagaagagcatttattttaaatataaatcttccgtaacattatacatgtctttactgtcacttttgactgaATAACGGTTTacatttcattcaaaaaaaaaattcttattaaccttaaacttttgaatggtggtacacatctttttttttaatcttagaaaatctgttatgttttttttttgtcatacgttatttttcatgaaaaaaaaatctgttttgatgagagtaaaatagtgtaaaattaatgaatgaacgacacttaaaaatattaatgtaaaatgcatttccatccaaagagtcaaagagaacaaaactgtaacttcctgataaactggcactaacgatcactaagaaaagtaggagaaacctctgaatataatcattttcatatataataaattacttgtgAAACACAATAAATGAGCTCATTGCTTTCGGAGATGGatgcctgctgtttgggaacaCAATCGTGTCAAACATttctgggaggcaattatacagaaatactttaacAACAGACTTTACTCGTGCATTTAAGAATGaccataacaacatttcagaCTTTTTTGATACACATGGAGGAATTTACTCACAAAATTCACATTTCCATCTTAAATTATTCACATTAACCCTTTTTCACACAAGTCAAAAACCATCTCAAGtgaacataaaaatgtttttgctaattaaatgatttttttatttgccatttCCAACACTcatgtctgatgtgatacttcaAAATGCTCATAAAAACAAGGTGACGAAAACAGCTTATAACAGCAAAAAATACtacaactagggatgcacgattaatcgaatgcaattgtcatgtgcatcttgtcagtaaagctggttctgcagttagtagtaaatctccatcacatactttcagatggagcagcattcactacacagagccatagttcactgacaagccaTGCAAAATCGCATTCATAATCGCAGACCATTCAATCGTGCGATAATGAAATCAAAGAAAATGTTATGCGATCATGAAAGCTGTTTGCAtagcttctcagtgaactacggctctgaaAGCACgttaaataccacatttaataacatatttttactctAAACTCACTTCATAAAGTCAGTCAAGTGTTTGAagtaaatccttctgtgagatgatgtggtttattacacagaataaggcacaAAACATTCattgtattctaagcagtgataaaggctatgTGGACTAGAtttgcattattatatactttattataataaaaattataataagacaAACTCTGataaaaccatatattgttgtagttttgtgtttattagtcacgttaaatcaatgaaagcagttcaATCAGAGGTTGTCTTAATATAAGGAGATACGAGGGTCTGTATTAATTACTATTGGAGAATGCGTAACAGTTAACTTGGATCACATGTGccttaataaccaatcacattacagccttGATGTCACTGAGTTTCAGTCAGAGTTGTGCGACACTCAATCGCCGTTTACGGATACCGTAGGAATGAATGAGAATGCCTTAAACTGTATCTCACCTGTTGCAAAGTCAGTGACTTCTCCTTTAAAATGCCATTTTTTCCAgtgtaaaatctttaaaatagttCAATCCAAAAGTATTTCTTAGTGTAAAACATGTTGGAGATTAGCTGATAGGCTGTCGATTCATTAAATGATAAGCTGTTTCctcaaaaagctgtttattcagcgTAGTAAAGCCTCtcctccattgacatccattaAGAAAGAACACAAAAAAAGACAACAGCCTTTGGCCCCCTTTCCCATGTACTGCCAGACCGGAAGCATTAGCTTTAGCCATTACACTTTTTTGGCTAAATGTTCCAGGCTTGCCTTCCAGTGGCTCtggttaaatcttctgtttattcaggaTTTTATGGATTTCTTCTGAGGGGTGTATTTGAAGTTTCCACGCGAGAGGGCCCTCTGGCCTTCGGATgcagatttactgctgatcacagaaccgtgcttcactAAAGGTTAGCATAACGATAGCAGCTTCTACCTAATAAAAATTTATTGCCTTTGCAATTTACCTAAAACACTAACCTTAAAATAGATATTTGGTTTGGGGCAGTTGAGTCTGATGCCAACAGATTCAAGCTCTTTTTCCAGAAGTTccctaaaaaatacaataaaacaacaatcGTCAAACAAACCAATAGTGCAAACAGTGCAAACATTCTCGACTGCTCCAACTCACCTCTGAACATCTCCTTTAGTCGCATCCAACATCATGATGACCACATCTGCAGTTCTGGCCACAGCAATGACCTGTCTACCTCTGCCCTTACctttaaatcaaaatcaaaaacacaaaggGCCCTTTTAATATGCAAAAAGACACATACAAATGTACATaactcttcaaaacacaaatgaacatACCTTGTGCAGCCCCCTCAATGATACCAGGCAAATCCAGCAGCTGTATGTTGGCACCTTTgtactagaattttttttttttttaataatgaaaagaAACCAAAATCATGTtggatattataattattataataacaacagccataaaataaataaacaaatttgacatgacatacagccaagtatggtgacccatactcagaattcaggctctgcatttaacccatccaaagtgcacacacacacacacactgtgaatgcgcacacaccgtgaacacacacccggaacagtgggcagctatttatgctgtggcatgggagcagttgggggttcggtgctttgctcaagggcacctcagtcgtggtattgccggcccgagactcgaacccacaaccttagggttaggagtcaaactctctaaccattaggccatgactcaCCCAATAACAGAAATAAGATTAGaacaaaaacagagagaaaataaaaatattttggaatAATAATACCTCAATGACTCCGGGAATGCAGGTCAAGGTGGTGAATTCATACGAAGCTGCTTCACTTTCTGTTGATGTCATTAAGCTAAGAAACGtagactgcaaaaaaataaaaataaataaacaaattagagaatgtctttttttgtgtatACTACAAAAAATTTAACAATACACCCCTTGTTAATAGAATACAGAGAAAAATAAGAGTTAATAATTTGCAAAAGACAGGAAAAGACAAATAGgaggagaaagtaaaaaaaaaaaacatgaagccaAGAAATGAATTTATACatcaattaaaatatacaaattaaaggCAGTGAAGTCATTCTActtgctttcttttctttctttttttttaagaaaatttggTTTGTTGCTGTTGAACATATTTGTGGATATAAAATTTGCAAAGaagataaatgtataaaaaaagctaGCATTGTCTTCAGTAAAGTCAGGTGCATACTGTCCTAGAATAATGTCTCTATCTACAATTATGGCTCTATCTTGCAagatattatcattaataaatgtGACAATACTCCAAAAAGTGACAGGCccaaaataaatgaaagacaATTATCTATTTCTTTATTAAATGACTGACAATGCATAATTTACTAGTCTGAAAGGtacttattttactttattagtgAGAAACtaattttttgtaatgttttctgaTTAGATCACCTCTTGGCCAACACAAACACCAGGCAGATGTTGTCATTTGTACCTTGCCAACTGAGGGGAACCCGATCAGAGCCACTCTCGCATCCCCAGACTTCATCACATCAAAGCCTTCACCTTTGGCTCCAGATGACTTCGAGGGCTCCATGAGCTGGGCTCTGTACTTGGCTAGCTTGGCTTTCAATAAACCCAGATGGTACTCAGTTGCTGCAAAACAAATTTGGAAGTACTCCGGATTTAACTGAAGAAGAGTAAACGGATACAAAGCGACAAAAGGCCCATGAGGGACATTTAACGCAGGATCGTGGCTTACCTTTGTTCTTCTGTGTTCGAgagatctctctctctatctctgcgATCTTGTCCAGAATCCCCATTGTCAGTCAGGTGTGATATATGTCTTATGTGAAGCCTGTGAACATTACAGCAGTGTGAAAGAAAGCATGTCAGTCATCTGCTCTCTGCTTGTCAGTACTTAGCTAAGCTACTTCTAGCAAACTTATCAAACACTATTGCAGATTGAGCTGTCATGTAATACCATGGCAAATGGCTACTTGTAAAGGTCACTCTTCATAAAGTATTAGATACGGTCATATGTGTATTTATAGAGTtgaatattttgataattacaaTTTAAGGCAGACTCTGCGTGGACTGCATGTGACGTCACCACCCGCTGGCTGACAGCGCTGCGGAGAAATTGCTCCGATGTGAAACCAATTCTTTCATATTTGATCCTGAACATAGATTTTAatacaatactgatttttttgtgtgtgtgtgaaataactGTTATAGTATGTTTACCCGTTGTTGACATACTGTGGATAATTGACATAAATCCAACACATAATCAACAACAAACGTTCCTATGACACACAGTGGTTAGATTTAAATTATGACTAATTTCTACGAATCGATTCCATCGAACAGTTCGTTTCAAAGAATCGGTTTAATGATTCTTTTACATGAGGACATAATTATGTCGTCATTTTCGTTCTTATAAAGCCACGTCAAGACACCTATCGCTGTTTATGATAATTTAGATCAGTTGTGTGAACCGCTTAACTAATCATGCTCAATCAGAAGATCCGGATCAAAATACCGATTCGATCACCTCGGAAATACACAGGGTTGCCAAGTCCGTGGTTTTACAGCAAAATATTAAACTTGCTTCTATTTAAATATTGCACTCTGtctgattgcttccactgtcttcatctgtaagtcgctttggataaaagcgtcggctaaatgaataaatgtgaatgtagTCTGTACAATGTATATTTCCCATAATAAAACTGTGCTGTACGGTTAAGGAGACTGTGTGCAGAAATGTAAGGCAAAAACCAAGGAGAAGAGTGGCATCAGAACAAGATCTTATAGTTATTTTCAAGTAACGTTAGTTAAGACCTCCTAATAATTTTGTTCACTAGCTGTTAATATTAAGGTAAGATGatataatatatgaaaacagACCGTGTACGATATAAAATGTGTTCAGCGCACAGagtgaaatatgtatttttactaTGGGAATCGCCTGTTTTAAGCTTTAGTTCGATTTAAGCTCGATTTGATACGGATTTAATTTTCTTCGGGGATCTGGCAACTATTGTAGTacataaccattttaaacatggcAGCTGCTGCTGGGTCGCGATCCTCAACGCTGAACAGCGCGGGTGTGGAGGGTTTCCCGTTCACCGTGGCTGGCAGACCAGCCGAGGAAAGCACGAGCAAAGATCAAAGCGCTACCGGAGAGCCGAAAAAGAAACCGTGCCGCGCGTGTACGGATTTTAAATCATGGATGAAGCTGCAGAAACAGACGTCCTTAGTCTCAGTGCAGGTGAACAGACGACCTGACAGACAAACTGCGATTTTAAGTCTAGGAAGTCAAGATAAGTCAAATATATGTGAAAACacaattagaataaaataaacaattaatcaaataaaCTCAACGTTGCTGCATTGTTCTGTAGTTTTACTGTAATAACACTAAATGgtattaactgtgtgtgtgtgcgtgtatgcatgcatgtgtatgcgtgtgtgtgtgtgtgtgtgcatatatatatatatatatatatatatatatatatatatatatatatatatgtgtgtgtatgtgtatgtgtgtgtgtgtgtgaatacccCCAAAAATAATTAGTATGAATTTGCAATATTTATGGGGGACTTTAAAGTATTTaccttaatacattattaatgtaattatcattaatattataataatatatagcactaatgtaaattaaaatgctaaacaaacaaacaaaaaaaagatgtaaactgAAAGCATGTTTCATTATTGTTTGTAAAGATGTACACTAATCAGTCAATACTCTTAGTTTctgttaagaaaaatatattgaacAGAAAAAAGCTGAATATTGTGTTTCACAACAAAGACCCCAATCATAGTTATGGTAACTTTTCAAGAGCTATAGCTCAGCTGCCAGATAACTGCATCAATCCAGAGTCATATGTTTGATTCCTAGGGAACACATGTATACctcatgtataaatgtaaatggcTTTAGCACAATACTGTTGTGCTATGACAGTAACCAGTCA
This region includes:
- the LOC127951883 gene encoding developmentally-regulated GTP-binding protein 2; its protein translation is MGILDKIAEIEREISRTQKNKATEYHLGLLKAKLAKYRAQLMEPSKSSGAKGEGFDVMKSGDARVALIGFPSVGKSTFLSLMTSTESEAASYEFTTLTCIPGVIEYKGANIQLLDLPGIIEGAAQGKGRGRQVIAVARTADVVIMMLDATKGDVQRELLEKELESVGIRLNCPKPNIYFKPKKGGGLSYNSTVPLTHCSEKLVQLILHEYKIFNAEVLFREDSTPDEFIDVIVGNRVYMPCLYVYNKVDQISIEEVDRLAHRANSVVISCGMKLNLDYLLEQLWEYLALICLYTKKRGERPDFGDPIIMRRGASVEHVCHRIHRTLASQFKYALVWGTSTKYSPQRVGLTHIMEHEDVIQIVKK